Proteins co-encoded in one Mesorhizobium huakuii genomic window:
- a CDS encoding helix-turn-helix domain-containing protein: MSQGTHIIRAYREHLGYSIEDLAVACGLAAEEIQNIESGLRYNKGYRDRIARSLSIPVGILEAESDISDAA, encoded by the coding sequence ATGTCGCAGGGGACCCACATCATCCGCGCTTATCGTGAGCACCTTGGATATTCGATCGAGGACCTCGCAGTGGCGTGCGGGCTTGCCGCTGAGGAAATCCAAAACATCGAGTCGGGTCTGAGGTACAACAAGGGTTATCGGGATCGGATAGCGAGATCACTGTCCATACCTGTGGGAATTCTTGAGGCAGAGTCGGACATATCGGACGCCGCGTGA
- the queC gene encoding 7-cyano-7-deazaguanine synthase QueC produces MKTLVICSGGLDSVTLAHKVAAEYELAGLLSFDYGQRHRKELGFAALCAERLNVPHRSIDIRQIGRGLSGSALTDSVDVPDGHYAEDTMKVTVVPNRNAIMLATAFGLAAAHKVEAVATAVHGGDHFIYPDCRPAFIDAFQMMQDRALDGYAKVRLYAPYVNLTKADIVRDGATYGTPFAQTWSCYKGAERHCGRCGTCVERREAFHLSGHLDPTDYEDSDFWLDALRRRTA; encoded by the coding sequence ATGAAAACTCTCGTCATCTGCTCCGGCGGATTGGACTCCGTTACTCTTGCTCACAAGGTGGCAGCGGAGTACGAGCTCGCCGGCCTCCTATCTTTCGATTACGGCCAACGGCACCGGAAGGAATTGGGATTCGCCGCCCTTTGCGCTGAACGCCTGAACGTCCCGCATCGCAGCATCGACATCCGCCAAATCGGCCGCGGCCTTTCCGGCTCCGCGCTGACCGATAGTGTGGATGTGCCGGATGGGCACTACGCCGAAGACACGATGAAGGTCACGGTAGTGCCGAACCGGAACGCCATCATGTTGGCCACCGCCTTCGGTCTCGCCGCCGCGCACAAGGTCGAAGCGGTGGCGACTGCCGTGCACGGTGGGGATCATTTCATTTATCCCGACTGCCGTCCGGCCTTCATCGACGCTTTCCAGATGATGCAAGACCGCGCGCTCGACGGCTACGCGAAGGTTCGCCTTTATGCGCCCTATGTGAATCTCACGAAGGCGGACATCGTTAGGGATGGAGCAACATACGGCACGCCCTTTGCACAGACCTGGTCCTGCTACAAGGGCGCCGAGCGTCACTGCGGGAGGTGCGGGACCTGCGTCGAGCGGCGCGAGGCGTTTCATCTCTCTGGGCACCTGGACCCCACCGACTACGAGGACTCCGACTTCTGGCTCGATGCGCTGCGAAGGAGGACCGCATAA
- the queD gene encoding 6-carboxytetrahydropterin synthase QueD → MFRITKEFHFSASHQLTSLPPDHQCARLHGHNYIVEVELSANGLNDNGFVRDYHDLAPFKRYIDESFDHRHLNDVLGHEQVTAECLARHFYLWCKARLPETSAVRVSETPKTWAEYRP, encoded by the coding sequence ATGTTCCGCATCACCAAGGAGTTCCACTTCTCGGCCTCGCATCAGCTCACCTCGTTGCCGCCCGATCACCAATGCGCGCGCCTGCACGGGCATAACTACATCGTCGAAGTGGAGCTTTCAGCGAATGGACTGAACGACAACGGTTTCGTGCGCGACTATCACGATTTGGCGCCATTCAAACGCTATATCGACGAGAGCTTCGACCACCGACATCTCAACGACGTGCTCGGACATGAGCAAGTCACCGCGGAATGCCTGGCCAGACATTTTTATCTATGGTGCAAGGCACGCCTGCCCGAAACCTCGGCCGTGCGGGTGAGCGAAACGCCGAAAACCTGGGCGGAATACCGGCCATGA
- the queE gene encoding 7-carboxy-7-deazaguanine synthase QueE has product MTDTHPAIRVSEIFGPTIQGEGVLIGLPTVFIRTGGCDYRCSWCDSLHAVDNQFRHEWEMMPIDAVWQTVVTLSGGRPVMVSLSGGNPAIQPFRALIERGHGEGYRFALETQGSVVRDWFADLDVLVLSPKPPSSEMRTDWATLEACVDAAQEKPQIVLKLVVFDESDYAYAKGAAERFPRLPVYLQPGNHTPPRPGNEDASVDLDGIMKRMEWLVEKVTGDRWFDARVLPQLHVLLWGNKRAV; this is encoded by the coding sequence ATGACCGATACGCATCCCGCTATCCGCGTGAGCGAGATTTTCGGGCCGACGATCCAGGGCGAGGGCGTGCTCATCGGTTTGCCGACGGTCTTCATCAGAACCGGCGGGTGTGACTATCGCTGTTCCTGGTGCGACAGTCTCCATGCGGTGGACAATCAATTCCGCCATGAATGGGAGATGATGCCAATCGACGCGGTATGGCAAACCGTCGTTACGCTTTCCGGTGGCCGGCCAGTGATGGTGTCGCTGTCAGGCGGCAATCCGGCCATTCAGCCGTTTCGTGCGCTCATCGAGCGAGGCCATGGTGAAGGTTACCGTTTTGCGCTCGAGACCCAAGGTTCGGTGGTCAGGGACTGGTTTGCCGACCTTGACGTGCTGGTCCTCAGCCCTAAGCCGCCTTCAAGCGAAATGAGGACCGATTGGGCCACTCTCGAGGCGTGCGTCGATGCGGCGCAGGAGAAGCCGCAGATCGTGCTCAAGCTCGTTGTTTTCGACGAGAGCGACTACGCCTACGCGAAAGGCGCCGCGGAGCGATTTCCGCGCCTTCCGGTTTACCTGCAACCCGGCAATCACACGCCGCCCCGTCCTGGCAACGAAGACGCGTCTGTCGATCTGGACGGAATAATGAAACGCATGGAGTGGCTGGTTGAAAAGGTAACCGGCGACAGGTGGTTCGACGCCCGCGTGCTGCCGCAGCTGCACGTTCTGCTGTGGGGCAACAAGAGGGCCGTCTAG
- a CDS encoding DsbA family protein, whose product MLIAARRDALFNDPAAPTAGNPESDVALVTFFDYNCPPCRNAALNIQQAIKDDWSLKLVFKEFPILGPASKFAAVAALASHKQGKYEAFHRALMGFHDLVNERSTLTIAADVGLDVEQLKRDMEDPAIADAIARNGALAGDLYITGTPALVVGDEVIPGMVDVATLQRSIANARAKPEG is encoded by the coding sequence ATGCTCATTGCCGCGCGGCGCGACGCACTGTTCAATGACCCCGCGGCGCCAACCGCTGGCAATCCGGAAAGCGACGTCGCTCTGGTCACCTTCTTTGACTACAACTGCCCGCCTTGCCGGAACGCAGCCCTCAATATCCAGCAAGCCATCAAGGACGATTGGAGTCTGAAGCTTGTGTTCAAAGAGTTTCCGATCCTGGGACCGGCTTCCAAATTCGCCGCGGTGGCGGCGCTGGCCTCCCACAAACAGGGAAAATACGAGGCGTTCCACCGTGCCCTCATGGGTTTCCACGACCTCGTCAACGAAAGGTCCACCTTGACCATCGCAGCAGATGTGGGCCTCGACGTTGAGCAGCTCAAGCGGGACATGGAAGACCCGGCCATCGCAGACGCCATTGCGCGCAATGGCGCGCTCGCCGGCGATCTGTACATCACCGGCACGCCGGCGTTGGTGGTCGGCGATGAAGTGATCCCTGGGATGGTCGATGTTGCCACGCTGCAACGCTCCATCGCCAATGCGCGAGCAAAGCCGGAGGGTTGA
- a CDS encoding helix-turn-helix domain-containing protein, giving the protein MPQTTLRRHLAVLVECGLIIRQDTPQRQKTCEVASGRRDRAGFRLRWGSCWPPARACGNSPGATKFATGGIFWRAPSLSGPCWDHPERVAGGLRGAGRATGRDHVDRDLSTR; this is encoded by the coding sequence ATGCCGCAGACCACCCTTCGCCGTCATCTCGCGGTTCTGGTCGAATGCGGCCTGATCATTCGCCAGGACACCCCCCAACGGCAAAAGACATGCGAGGTAGCGTCGGGGAGGCGAGATCGAGCAGGCTTTCGGCTTCGATGGGGATCCTGCTGGCCGCCTGCCCGAGCATGCGGGAACTCGCCCGGGGCGACGAAATTCGCTACCGGCGGGATTTTCTGGCGCGCGCCGAGCTTGTCCGGCCCATGTTGGGATCACCCCGAGCGCGTGGCGGGAGGCCTGCGAGGTGCAGGGCGAGCAACAGGCCGCGATCACGTTGACCGCGATCTATCAACGCGCTGA
- the repC gene encoding replication initiation protein RepC, with product MQGEQQAAITLTAIYQRADQINSAGGYLRCLTDRALGTGNSRPGR from the coding sequence GTGCAGGGCGAGCAACAGGCCGCGATCACGTTGACCGCGATCTATCAACGCGCTGATCAGATCAACAGCGCCGGCGGTTATTTGCGCTGCCTGACGGACCGCGCGCTGGGGACGGGAAATTCTCGGCCTGGCCGATGA
- the hemN gene encoding oxygen-independent coproporphyrinogen III oxidase — MRPELTARLGENVPRYTSYPTAPHFHPGVDAAVQKGWLEALEGGDEISLYLHIPYCDRLCWFCACHTKQTRHYEPVTAYLRSLRAEIATVAALISGKVFVRAIHFGGGSPTMLKPEDMVALGAFMRDSFDFVPNTKISIEIDPNDMDEARLDALAEIGMTRASLGVQDFDPKVQKAINREQSFLQTKAVVDGVRSRGVESVNLDLLYGLPHQTSESLCSTVAQALTLEPDRMALFGYAHVPWFKKHQTMIDEAWLPGPTERFAQSQLAARAILDKGYEAIGLDHFAKPGDALAVAASTGALHRNFQGYTEDRCETLIGVGPSSISRFRQGYLQNNPSTAEYGRMVANGGLAAVRGIAFSDDDRVRGWIIERLMCDFAFSAIDLVESFGQAGQKLLFQASSIALQDPARLLELQGDSFVVLAESRPFVRSVAAKFDKYLESGTARHSVAV, encoded by the coding sequence ATGCGACCGGAATTAACTGCCAGACTTGGCGAGAACGTCCCCCGCTACACCAGTTACCCGACCGCGCCGCATTTCCATCCGGGCGTCGATGCGGCGGTCCAGAAAGGCTGGTTGGAGGCCCTCGAAGGCGGTGACGAGATATCGCTTTACCTGCATATTCCCTATTGTGACAGACTCTGCTGGTTCTGTGCGTGCCATACCAAGCAGACGCGCCACTATGAGCCGGTGACCGCTTATCTGCGCTCGCTACGCGCGGAGATCGCGACGGTTGCCGCCCTTATCAGCGGCAAGGTCTTCGTCCGCGCAATCCACTTCGGCGGCGGCTCGCCGACAATGCTGAAGCCCGAGGATATGGTGGCTCTAGGCGCGTTCATGCGGGACAGCTTCGATTTTGTTCCAAATACGAAAATCAGCATCGAGATCGATCCGAACGATATGGACGAGGCACGCCTTGATGCACTTGCCGAAATCGGCATGACGCGGGCGAGCCTCGGCGTGCAGGATTTCGATCCGAAAGTGCAAAAGGCGATCAACCGCGAACAAAGCTTTTTGCAGACCAAGGCAGTCGTCGACGGAGTTCGTTCCCGCGGCGTCGAGTCCGTCAATCTGGATCTGCTCTACGGCCTGCCGCATCAAACCAGCGAGAGCCTGTGTTCTACCGTCGCGCAGGCGCTCACCCTGGAACCGGACAGGATGGCGCTGTTCGGCTACGCTCACGTGCCCTGGTTCAAGAAACATCAGACGATGATCGACGAGGCCTGGCTCCCCGGTCCCACGGAGCGGTTCGCGCAATCGCAACTCGCCGCGCGGGCGATTTTGGACAAGGGATATGAAGCAATAGGCCTCGACCATTTCGCCAAGCCGGGCGATGCGCTGGCGGTGGCGGCCTCCACAGGGGCCCTGCATCGCAACTTCCAAGGCTACACAGAGGATCGCTGCGAGACGCTGATCGGCGTCGGTCCTTCGTCCATCAGCCGGTTTCGCCAGGGCTACCTGCAGAACAATCCTTCGACCGCTGAGTACGGACGTATGGTCGCCAATGGCGGGCTGGCCGCCGTCCGCGGCATCGCCTTTTCCGACGACGATCGCGTCCGTGGCTGGATCATCGAGCGGCTGATGTGCGATTTCGCCTTCTCGGCGATCGACCTGGTGGAGAGCTTCGGGCAAGCCGGCCAAAAGCTCCTTTTTCAGGCAAGCTCAATCGCTCTTCAGGATCCTGCTCGACTGCTTGAACTCCAAGGCGACAGTTTCGTCGTGCTGGCGGAAAGCCGTCCCTTCGTGAGGAGCGTTGCGGCGAAGTTCGACAAATATCTCGAAAGTGGAACGGCCAGGCACTCGGTGGCAGTCTGA
- a CDS encoding Crp/Fnr family transcriptional regulator has product MTVRQDIHSSGIPVLCLPCEARHRGVCGALDPDDLARLAKTSSRHKIEPGVELIGDAEAVDSYSNVLSGVVKLTKSLSDGRQQIVGLQFAPDFLGRPFKVKSAINAEAATVVLLCSFPRAAIERMMKESPELEHRLLKQTLNELDEAREWMVTLGRKTAPEKVASFLLMIARNIDSSVGPAARSACFDLPLTRAEISDFLGLTNETVSRQLTRLRMDGVIRIENNRRVTVDSVSRLEQRCGGRGATAL; this is encoded by the coding sequence ATGACAGTACGGCAAGATATTCATAGTTCCGGCATTCCCGTTCTTTGCCTACCTTGCGAGGCACGGCACCGCGGCGTCTGCGGTGCGCTCGATCCAGACGATTTGGCGCGGCTCGCCAAGACTTCGTCGCGGCACAAGATCGAACCGGGGGTCGAACTGATCGGCGACGCCGAGGCCGTCGACAGCTACTCAAACGTGCTTTCAGGCGTGGTGAAGCTGACGAAGAGCCTTTCGGACGGCCGCCAGCAAATCGTCGGCCTCCAGTTCGCACCGGATTTTCTGGGACGGCCCTTCAAGGTGAAAAGCGCGATCAATGCGGAAGCGGCAACCGTTGTCTTGCTGTGCTCGTTTCCGAGGGCGGCCATCGAACGGATGATGAAGGAATCACCGGAACTTGAGCATCGCTTGCTCAAGCAGACGCTGAACGAACTCGACGAGGCACGCGAATGGATGGTGACTCTGGGGCGCAAGACCGCACCGGAGAAGGTGGCCAGCTTTCTCCTCATGATCGCCCGGAATATCGATTCCAGTGTTGGCCCGGCGGCCAGGTCGGCGTGCTTCGATCTGCCGCTGACGCGTGCCGAGATCTCTGATTTCCTTGGACTTACAAACGAGACTGTGAGCCGCCAGCTGACCAGACTGAGAATGGACGGCGTGATCCGGATCGAGAACAATCGCCGTGTCACGGTGGACAGCGTCAGCCGGCTGGAGCAGCGCTGCGGCGGCCGAGGCGCAACCGCCCTTTAG
- the ccoN gene encoding cytochrome-c oxidase, cbb3-type subunit I, which translates to MKFGTEIVLLSLFAFAALVAAGFGVDEPFRQHMWVLFFAVAGFTAILLRNTEFKPAVPIHPAAYMDGPIRYGAVATVIWGVVGMLVGVVIALQLAYPDLNIEPWFNFGRLRPLHTSGVVFAFGGNALLCTSLYVVQRTCRARLFGGDLAWFVFWGYQLFIVMAATGYLLGITESREYAEPEWYVDLWLTIVWVAYLILFLGTILKRKESHIYVANWFYLSFIVTIAMLHVINNLSMPVSFVGSKSYSAFSGVQDALTQWWYGHNAVGFFLTAGFLGMMYYFVPKQANRPVYSYRLSIIHFWALIFLYIWAGPHHLHYTALPDWAQTLGMVFSIMLWMPSWGGMINGLMTLSGAWDKLRTDPIMRMMVMAIAFYGMSTFEGPMMAIKTVNSLSHYTDWTIGHVHSGALGWVGMISFGAIYFMVPKLWNRERLYSLRLVNWHFWLATLGIVLYAAVMWVSGVMQGLMWREYDEQGFLIYSFAETVAAMHPYYIMRAIGGAMYLSGALIMAWNIAMTIFGYQREEDPMPGAIPALQRARSGARKWA; encoded by the coding sequence ATGAAATTCGGCACAGAGATCGTCCTTCTAAGCCTGTTTGCTTTTGCGGCCCTGGTGGCTGCCGGCTTCGGCGTAGATGAACCTTTTCGCCAGCATATGTGGGTTTTGTTCTTCGCCGTGGCTGGCTTCACTGCGATCCTGTTGCGCAACACGGAGTTCAAGCCAGCAGTTCCCATCCACCCCGCCGCTTACATGGATGGGCCGATACGCTACGGGGCCGTCGCAACGGTGATCTGGGGGGTCGTAGGCATGCTGGTCGGTGTGGTCATCGCGCTGCAGCTCGCCTATCCGGATCTCAACATCGAGCCCTGGTTCAATTTCGGTCGCTTGCGGCCGCTGCATACGTCGGGCGTCGTTTTTGCTTTCGGGGGCAATGCACTGCTTTGCACATCCCTGTATGTCGTGCAGCGCACCTGCCGCGCCCGGCTGTTTGGCGGCGATCTCGCCTGGTTCGTGTTCTGGGGCTATCAGCTTTTCATCGTCATGGCTGCGACAGGCTACCTGCTCGGAATCACCGAGAGCCGCGAGTATGCCGAACCCGAATGGTATGTGGACCTGTGGCTGACCATCGTCTGGGTCGCCTATCTCATCCTGTTCCTCGGCACGATCCTGAAGCGCAAGGAATCGCATATCTACGTCGCCAACTGGTTCTATCTGTCATTCATCGTGACCATCGCGATGCTGCATGTGATCAACAATCTGTCGATGCCCGTCTCGTTCGTTGGCTCAAAAAGCTATTCCGCCTTCTCCGGCGTACAGGACGCCCTGACGCAGTGGTGGTACGGCCACAATGCCGTCGGCTTCTTTCTGACCGCCGGCTTTCTCGGCATGATGTATTATTTCGTGCCCAAGCAGGCAAACCGCCCAGTTTATTCCTACCGCCTGTCGATCATCCACTTCTGGGCGTTGATCTTCCTCTATATCTGGGCTGGTCCGCATCACCTCCACTACACCGCTCTGCCCGACTGGGCGCAGACGCTTGGCATGGTGTTTTCGATCATGCTCTGGATGCCCTCCTGGGGCGGCATGATCAACGGCCTGATGACGCTGTCCGGCGCCTGGGACAAGCTGCGCACGGATCCGATCATGCGCATGATGGTGATGGCCATCGCATTCTATGGCATGTCGACCTTCGAAGGCCCGATGATGGCGATCAAGACGGTCAACTCGCTGTCGCACTATACCGACTGGACGATCGGGCACGTCCACTCCGGCGCGCTTGGCTGGGTTGGCATGATCTCGTTCGGCGCGATCTATTTCATGGTGCCGAAGCTGTGGAACCGTGAGCGGCTCTATTCACTGCGGCTGGTCAACTGGCACTTCTGGCTGGCGACGCTCGGAATCGTCCTTTACGCGGCGGTGATGTGGGTCTCCGGCGTCATGCAAGGCCTGATGTGGCGCGAATACGACGAGCAGGGCTTCCTGATCTACTCCTTCGCCGAAACCGTCGCCGCCATGCACCCCTACTACATCATGCGTGCCATCGGCGGCGCGATGTATCTGTCCGGCGCCCTTATCATGGCCTGGAACATCGCCATGACCATCTTTGGCTACCAACGCGAGGAGGATCCGATGCCGGGCGCCATCCCCGCCCTCCAGCGTGCGCGATCAGGAGCCAGAAAATGGGCTTGA
- the ccoO gene encoding cytochrome-c oxidase, cbb3-type subunit II yields the protein MGLMDKHAIIEKNATLLLVGSLLVVTVGGIVEIAPLFYLDNTIEKVEGMRPYSPLELAGRNIYVREGCYLCHSQMIRPFRDEVERYGHYSLAAESMYDHPFQWGSKRTGPDLARVGDRYSNEWHVQHLADPRSVVPESIMPSYEFLKNTPIEVKDFSTHLIANRRVGVPYSDDMIANANVDLMAQADPNIDTSGVEARYPRAKLGDFDGNPQQVTEMDALVAYLQMLGTLVDFKTYDEAAGYR from the coding sequence ATGGGCTTGATGGACAAACACGCCATCATCGAGAAGAACGCCACGCTTCTTCTCGTTGGCTCCCTTCTGGTGGTGACGGTCGGCGGCATCGTCGAGATCGCGCCGCTCTTCTATCTCGACAATACGATCGAGAAGGTGGAAGGCATGCGGCCCTATTCGCCGCTCGAACTTGCTGGACGAAATATCTATGTGCGCGAGGGCTGCTACCTCTGCCACAGCCAGATGATCAGGCCGTTCCGCGACGAGGTCGAGCGCTATGGGCACTACAGCCTGGCGGCCGAGTCGATGTACGATCACCCTTTCCAGTGGGGATCGAAGCGCACCGGGCCGGACCTCGCCCGGGTTGGCGACCGCTACTCGAACGAATGGCACGTACAGCATCTTGCCGATCCGCGCTCGGTGGTGCCGGAATCGATCATGCCGAGCTACGAGTTCCTGAAGAATACGCCGATCGAGGTGAAAGACTTCTCGACGCATCTTATCGCAAACAGGCGTGTCGGCGTCCCTTACTCCGATGACATGATCGCAAACGCCAATGTCGATCTGATGGCGCAGGCGGATCCCAACATCGATACGTCCGGCGTTGAAGCGCGCTACCCCAGGGCCAAGCTCGGCGACTTCGACGGCAATCCGCAGCAGGTTACCGAAATGGATGCCTTGGTCGCTTACCTCCAGATGCTTGGCACATTGGTCGATTTCAAGACCTACGACGAAGCCGCCGGCTACCGCTGA
- a CDS encoding cbb3-type cytochrome c oxidase subunit 3: protein MDYNLMREFADSWGLLAMALFFVGCVAFALRPGGRRQADEAARIPLKDD, encoded by the coding sequence GTGGACTACAATTTGATGCGGGAATTCGCCGACAGCTGGGGCCTGCTTGCCATGGCGCTCTTCTTCGTCGGATGCGTTGCCTTCGCGCTTCGCCCTGGCGGCCGCAGGCAAGCTGACGAAGCCGCTCGAATTCCTCTCAAGGACGATTGA
- the ccoP gene encoding cytochrome-c oxidase, cbb3-type subunit III, whose translation MSSEHIDEVSGISTTGHEWDGIRELNNPLPRWWVTTFYITIVWAIGYTIAYPAWPMLTSATRGVLGYSSRNHVKNELAAAEAAKAKYVAAVESKTASEIAADDALREFAVAAGGAAFRVNCVQCHGSGAQGSKGFPNLNDDDWLWGGSAEQIQQTITHGIRFASDPDTRLSEMPAFGDIITADEIAQVSAYVASLSGLVRDASMIEPGAKVFAENCVACHGDTAKGNRELGAPDLTDAIWLYGPGETAIAAQVRAPKHGVMPAWIGRLGETKVKELAVYVHSLGGGE comes from the coding sequence ATGAGCAGCGAGCACATCGACGAAGTCTCGGGCATCTCAACGACCGGCCATGAGTGGGATGGCATCCGGGAGCTCAACAACCCACTTCCGCGCTGGTGGGTCACGACGTTTTACATCACCATTGTCTGGGCGATCGGCTACACCATCGCCTATCCGGCATGGCCAATGCTTACTTCCGCGACCAGAGGTGTGCTCGGCTATTCGAGCCGCAACCACGTCAAGAATGAACTGGCGGCCGCCGAAGCCGCCAAGGCCAAATATGTCGCAGCGGTGGAATCGAAAACCGCCTCGGAGATTGCTGCCGACGACGCATTGCGCGAGTTCGCCGTCGCTGCCGGCGGTGCGGCATTCAGGGTCAATTGCGTGCAGTGCCATGGCTCCGGCGCGCAAGGCTCCAAGGGTTTTCCAAACCTCAACGACGACGATTGGCTGTGGGGCGGCAGCGCTGAGCAGATCCAGCAGACGATCACCCACGGCATCCGCTTCGCGTCAGACCCGGATACGCGCCTGTCGGAAATGCCGGCTTTTGGCGACATCATCACGGCGGACGAGATCGCACAGGTCAGCGCCTACGTTGCCAGCCTGTCCGGCCTGGTCCGGGACGCAAGTATGATCGAGCCCGGCGCCAAGGTTTTCGCGGAAAATTGCGTCGCCTGTCATGGCGACACAGCAAAGGGCAACAGGGAACTCGGCGCGCCCGACCTGACCGACGCGATCTGGCTCTATGGACCGGGCGAGACGGCTATTGCTGCGCAGGTCCGCGCGCCGAAGCACGGCGTCATGCCGGCCTGGATCGGGCGTCTCGGCGAGACCAAGGTCAAAGAACTCGCAGTCTATGTGCATTCGCTTGGCGGCGGAGAATAG
- a CDS encoding FixH family protein, which produces MSANPQKSREFTGRHMLVTILAFFAVVIGVNLTMATLANTSWTGLVVENTYVASQQFNRRAEEWRAQAALGWTGKLTIASGEVRYSLSDAVGKPVPLHSVSVLFRHPAYEAEDKSIILTFATDQEFAAYHTPKDGVWIVEVDADAGLAEPYREVHRIIISQGVLQ; this is translated from the coding sequence ATGAGCGCCAATCCGCAGAAATCCCGCGAATTCACCGGCAGGCATATGTTGGTCACCATTCTCGCCTTTTTCGCTGTGGTCATCGGCGTCAATCTGACCATGGCGACACTCGCCAATACGAGTTGGACCGGCCTCGTCGTCGAAAACACCTATGTGGCCAGCCAGCAATTCAACAGGAGGGCCGAGGAATGGCGCGCGCAGGCCGCGCTCGGCTGGACTGGCAAACTGACGATCGCGTCGGGCGAAGTCCGTTACAGCCTCAGCGACGCCGTCGGCAAGCCGGTCCCGTTGCACAGCGTCAGCGTCCTGTTCCGTCATCCTGCCTATGAGGCCGAGGACAAGTCCATCATTTTAACTTTCGCAACGGATCAGGAATTTGCTGCGTACCACACGCCCAAGGACGGCGTCTGGATCGTCGAAGTCGATGCCGACGCCGGTCTCGCGGAGCCCTATCGGGAAGTTCACCGTATCATCATTTCCCAAGGTGTGCTGCAATGA